A single Rhodothermales bacterium DNA region contains:
- a CDS encoding GNAT family N-acetyltransferase produces the protein MIQEIEIRHGLDGLTPGRIITLYRRAPLLRAVDTAERVWQKFESSSLVITAWHGEQLAGIARALSDGIATSYLCELAVEPDVQGVGVGKALLDKVFEACKGTELVLRHSSISSKYYERIGFTRVNNAWSRRC, from the coding sequence ATGATCCAGGAGATCGAAATCCGCCACGGCCTCGACGGCCTGACTCCCGGCCGCATCATCACGCTGTATCGTCGAGCGCCGCTCCTGCGCGCTGTTGACACCGCTGAGCGGGTGTGGCAGAAGTTTGAGTCCTCATCTCTCGTCATCACCGCATGGCACGGCGAGCAGTTGGCCGGAATTGCGCGCGCACTTTCCGATGGGATCGCCACGAGCTACTTGTGTGAGCTGGCCGTAGAGCCCGATGTGCAGGGAGTCGGGGTGGGCAAGGCGCTACTCGACAAGGTGTTCGAGGCCTGCAAGGGCACCGAACTGGTGCTGCGCCACAGCAGTATTTCTTCCAAGTACTACGAGCGCATCGGATTTACGCGCGTGAACAACGCCTGGTCGCGGCGCTGCTAG
- a CDS encoding ABC transporter ATP-binding protein: MEPAGSDRGTGRVVLDGVVKRFAQTTAVDGVSADIPPGTFFALLGPSGCGKSTLLRMVAGLEDPTEGRIHIDGVDVTELSARQRPTAMVFQSYALFPTMSVQENVEYGLRVRRLPASERRKRAGAALERVGMSDFGDRNVTALSGGQQQRVALARALVVEPQVMLFDEPLSNLDVALRERTRGELRALQQQLGTTSLYVTHDQQEAMAVADLMAVMREGRFVQTGSPEVLFEEPETAYVARFLGGSNIVPDSAQARAMGGEPPSTGYVLSVRPEDFDTGAAGLPIRVRTRQYLGAFSEWEVESDIGLLRLRLPSAVVLRDDTKLSARKARWVLNDL, translated from the coding sequence ATGGAACCGGCTGGGTCAGACCGGGGCACCGGGCGTGTCGTACTTGACGGTGTCGTCAAGCGGTTTGCACAGACGACTGCGGTAGACGGCGTAAGCGCGGACATCCCGCCGGGCACCTTTTTCGCGCTACTCGGACCATCGGGGTGCGGCAAGTCCACACTCCTTCGCATGGTAGCGGGTCTGGAAGACCCCACCGAAGGCCGCATCCACATCGACGGCGTCGATGTGACCGAGCTGTCTGCGAGGCAGCGCCCCACGGCGATGGTATTCCAGAGCTATGCGCTCTTTCCCACCATGAGCGTGCAGGAAAACGTCGAGTATGGACTGCGTGTCCGCAGGTTACCAGCCTCCGAGCGCCGCAAACGGGCCGGCGCTGCCCTCGAACGGGTGGGAATGTCGGATTTTGGAGACCGCAACGTCACCGCGTTGTCAGGGGGGCAGCAACAGCGGGTAGCGCTCGCGCGCGCCCTGGTGGTTGAACCGCAGGTCATGCTGTTCGATGAGCCTCTGTCCAACCTCGACGTCGCGTTGAGAGAGCGGACCCGGGGAGAACTAAGGGCCCTGCAGCAGCAGCTCGGCACCACGAGCCTGTACGTCACGCATGATCAGCAAGAGGCGATGGCCGTCGCTGACCTGATGGCCGTCATGCGCGAGGGTCGGTTTGTGCAGACAGGCAGTCCCGAGGTGTTGTTCGAAGAGCCGGAGACAGCGTATGTGGCGCGCTTCCTTGGTGGAAGCAACATCGTTCCTGACTCCGCACAGGCTCGGGCGATGGGCGGGGAACCGCCCTCCACCGGGTATGTGCTCAGCGTGCGTCCGGAGGATTTCGACACCGGTGCTGCCGGCCTGCCGATCAGGGTTCGTACCAGGCAGTATCTCGGCGCCTTTTCGGAGTGGGAGGTCGAAAGCGACATCGGGCTGTTGCGTCTCCGGTTGCCTTCCGCCGTAGTTTTGCGGGACGACACCAAACTGTCCGCGCGCAAGGCGCGGTGGGTCCTCAACGACCTCTGA
- the sucC gene encoding ADP-forming succinate--CoA ligase subunit beta: MKIHEYQAKELLARFGVAVQPGEIARTAEEAEAAAQKMQDESGAKLWVVKAQIHAGGRGKGGGVKLAKSVEEVRERADAMLGMMLKTHQTGPEGQKVRTVLIAEAIDIAKEFYVGVTLDRNKSMPVIMVSTEGGVEIEKVAEETPEKILKAWVDPMLGLQPSQVRALAFGLGFEGAAFKQASKFIAALYKAYDQTDSSLAEINPLVLTEQGEVLAIDAKINIDDNALYRHKDIAELRDIHEEDPLEVEAGEHDLNYVKLDGNVGCMVNGAGLAMATMDIIKLAGGEPANFLDVGGGANPTTVEAGFRIILKDPEVRAILVNIFGGIVRCDRVAKGVVEAAGKVDINMPLIVRLQGTNAEEGKTILDESGLEVQTAIIFQEAADKVQAALA; encoded by the coding sequence ATGAAAATCCACGAGTATCAGGCCAAAGAGCTTCTTGCGCGCTTCGGTGTCGCCGTTCAGCCGGGTGAAATCGCCCGCACGGCCGAGGAGGCGGAAGCTGCAGCGCAGAAGATGCAGGACGAGTCCGGTGCGAAGCTGTGGGTGGTGAAGGCCCAGATTCACGCCGGCGGGCGTGGAAAGGGGGGCGGTGTCAAGCTGGCCAAGAGTGTGGAGGAAGTCCGCGAACGGGCCGATGCCATGCTCGGCATGATGCTGAAAACGCACCAGACAGGGCCCGAAGGCCAGAAGGTGCGCACGGTGCTGATTGCCGAAGCCATCGATATCGCCAAGGAGTTCTACGTCGGCGTGACGCTGGATCGCAACAAGTCCATGCCGGTGATCATGGTTTCCACCGAGGGCGGCGTGGAGATCGAAAAAGTCGCCGAAGAGACCCCCGAGAAGATTCTGAAGGCCTGGGTAGATCCCATGCTCGGCCTGCAGCCCAGCCAGGTGCGCGCACTGGCATTCGGCTTGGGTTTTGAAGGTGCTGCGTTCAAGCAGGCTTCCAAGTTCATCGCTGCGCTCTACAAGGCGTACGACCAGACGGATTCGTCCCTTGCAGAGATCAATCCGCTCGTGCTTACCGAGCAGGGGGAGGTCCTTGCCATCGATGCCAAGATCAACATCGATGACAACGCGCTTTACCGGCACAAGGACATCGCCGAGCTGCGCGACATCCACGAGGAGGATCCGCTGGAGGTCGAGGCCGGCGAGCACGACCTCAACTATGTCAAACTGGACGGCAACGTCGGGTGCATGGTGAATGGCGCTGGTCTGGCGATGGCCACCATGGACATTATCAAGCTGGCAGGCGGCGAACCGGCGAACTTCCTGGACGTCGGCGGCGGAGCCAATCCGACTACGGTGGAGGCGGGATTCCGCATCATTCTCAAGGACCCCGAAGTCAGGGCGATTCTGGTCAACATCTTCGGCGGCATCGTTCGGTGCGATCGCGTGGCCAAGGGCGTCGTAGAGGCCGCGGGCAAGGTGGATATCAACATGCCGCTCATCGTGCGTCTTCAGGGCACGAACGCCGAGGAGGGCAAGACCATTCTGGACGAGTCGGGCCTGGAGGTCCAGACTGCGATCATCTTCCAGGAAGCCGCGGACAAGGTTCAGGCCGCACTGGCCTGA
- a CDS encoding LptF/LptG family permease gives MSKPIKTFDLLIFRRLSITYVVLMVALIIFFIVLHYVEYVDDFIDRGATMSEVFSIYYPNYVPEIVRLMSPLALFLSTLFLTGRMAQKLELAALQTSGVSLYRILVPFAVVGVLVTGTMFWFNGWVVPESNRVRIRFEKQYTKAQSSVDEYNNIHRQNSPGSVITVNFYDRATQTAHTVTMQRFGEGRRLEERVDARSMQWIEERQTWLMRSPIVRTFHPDGSESLQSLAEMDTTLALLPRDMARTDGDVESMTITEARDYISVLERSGAGNLGLPRVTYYVKYAYPFANLILVLLAVPLAAPRRRKGQALVMGGGLFVAFVYLALMKFLEPFGYEGTLSPQAAAWIPHAAFFVAGILVIWRARK, from the coding sequence ATGTCCAAACCGATCAAGACGTTCGACCTGCTGATCTTTCGCAGGCTCAGCATCACCTACGTGGTGCTGATGGTCGCGCTGATCATCTTCTTCATCGTGCTGCACTATGTGGAGTACGTGGATGACTTCATCGACCGCGGTGCGACGATGTCGGAGGTCTTTTCGATCTACTATCCGAACTACGTGCCGGAGATCGTGCGCCTGATGTCTCCGCTGGCGCTGTTCCTCTCGACCCTGTTTCTGACTGGTCGCATGGCCCAGAAGCTGGAACTGGCGGCACTACAGACCTCGGGTGTGTCGCTTTATCGAATACTGGTGCCCTTCGCGGTGGTCGGCGTGCTTGTGACCGGTACGATGTTCTGGTTCAACGGCTGGGTGGTGCCCGAGTCCAATCGGGTGCGTATCCGCTTTGAGAAGCAGTACACCAAGGCGCAGTCGAGCGTTGACGAGTACAACAATATTCATCGACAGAACAGTCCCGGAAGCGTCATCACCGTCAACTTTTACGATCGGGCGACGCAGACGGCGCACACCGTAACCATGCAGCGTTTCGGCGAGGGGCGCAGGCTTGAAGAGCGCGTGGACGCCCGCAGCATGCAGTGGATCGAGGAGCGCCAGACGTGGCTAATGCGATCCCCCATCGTGCGCACATTTCATCCGGACGGCTCAGAGTCCCTTCAATCGCTCGCCGAAATGGATACCACGTTGGCTCTGCTGCCGCGGGACATGGCCCGCACGGACGGCGACGTGGAATCCATGACCATCACCGAGGCGCGCGACTACATCTCCGTTCTCGAGCGCTCTGGCGCGGGAAACCTGGGGCTTCCTCGGGTCACGTACTACGTGAAGTATGCCTACCCCTTTGCGAACCTGATTCTTGTCTTGCTCGCAGTACCCCTGGCGGCGCCACGACGTCGCAAGGGGCAGGCGCTGGTAATGGGCGGCGGCCTCTTTGTCGCGTTCGTCTACCTGGCGCTTATGAAGTTTCTCGAGCCCTTTGGCTACGAAGGCACCCTGTCGCCCCAGGCTGCGGCGTGGATTCCGCATGCGGCATTCTTCGTAGCGGGAATCCTCGTGATCTGGCGGGCTCGGAAGTAG